A genomic segment from Scomber japonicus isolate fScoJap1 chromosome 11, fScoJap1.pri, whole genome shotgun sequence encodes:
- the ehhadh gene encoding peroxisomal bifunctional enzyme, which produces MAQYSRVSGSVGLISLKNPPVNALSAVVRQGIVDTVQRALSDPKVKSVVICGQNGIFCGGADIKEFGTTMSGPPLVPMIHAIEAADKPVVAAIEGLALGGGLELALGCHYRIAHSKARLGLPEVSLGLLPAAGGTQRLPRLIGVPAALDLITTGRHVTAAEALKLGIVDQVTDHNTVDAAVKFALSVKEHSLNARRISNNLCPPPSDLDALFDGAMQRVRQTAHGAVAPVACVQAVRAAATMPYTQGMEREKELMATLFTSGQARALQYCFFAQRAVGRWSMPSGARWDTSKPRPIHKAAVIGLGTMGRGITVALAQTGLSVVAVETQEKQLMEAKQAVSGMLERGAKRRGVAPVLDLVSYNCNLQAVADADLVIEAVFEDMALKKKLFQQLSAVCKPGTLLCTNTSALDIDHLASQTRNPELVVGMHFFAPAHVMKLLEVVYGSCSSPQAVATAMQLGKKMGKVSVAVGNCRGFVGNRMLKPYMEHAFFLLEDGATPELVDQVLEEFGFAMGMFRMSDLSGLDVGWRIRKEDGLAQPGMALGQAARVRQGRRYSPLADLLCEQGRFGQKTGMGWYQYDKPGGRASRPDPWLHSFLEEYRARHGLVARRIDHQEVLERCLYTLINEGFRILEDGIAAGPEDIDIIYVFGYGWPRHRGGPMFYAGMVGLERVLERLEHYHQAHPDVPYLQPCNLLRRLVASGSPPIHRWREVIKKVHSQL; this is translated from the exons ATGGCTCAATATTCTCGTGTTTCAGGGTCTGTTGGATTGATTTCTCTCAAGAATCCTCCTGTCAATGCACTCAG TGCCGTGGTGAGGCAGGGCATTGTTGACACGGTCCAGAGAGCACTCAGTGACCCAAAGGTGAAGTCTGTTGTCATCTGTGGACAGAATGGAATATTCTGTGGGG GAGCAGATATCAAGGAGTTTGGGACCACTATGTCTGGGCCTCCACTGGTACCGATGATCCACGCCATAGAGGCTGCTGACAAGCCAGTGGTGGCAGCCATAGAGGGACTTGCTTTAGGTGGAGGTCTCGAGTTGGCGCTTGGCTGTCATTATCGGATCGCACACTCCAAA GCCAGGCTGGGGCTTCCAGAGGTGAGTCTGGGTCTGTTGCCAGCTGCAGGGGGAACCCAGCGTTTGCCAAGGCTCATCGGGGTCCCAGCTGCCTTAGACCTCATCACCACAG GCCGACATGTCACTGCTGCTGAGGCTCTGAAACTTGGAATAGTGGATCAGGTTACTGATCATAACACTGTGGACGCAGCTGTGAAGTTTGCCCTGAGTGTTAAAG AACATTCGCTGAATGCCCGTCGTATAAGCAACAACCTGTGCCCTCCCCCTTCTGATTTGGATGCTCTGTTTGACGGGGCAATGCAGAGAGTGCGTCAGACTGCCCATGGTGCCGTAGCACCAGTTGCGTGTGTCCAGGCGGTGCGGGCAGCTGCTACCATGCCCTACACACAGGGCATGGAGCGGGAGAAAGAGCTGATGGCCACTCTCTTCACCTCAGGCCAGGCGCGTGCTCTGCAGTACTGTTTCTTTGCTCAAAGAGCTGTTGGCAGGTGGAGCATGCCCAGTGGAGCCCGCTGGGACACAAGCAAACCCAGGCCCATCCATAAAGCAGCTGTCATTG GTCTTGGCACAATGGGGAGAGGTATAACAGTAGCCCTTGCTCAGACAGGGTTGTCTGTGGTCGCCGTGGAAACTCAGGAGAAGCAGCTGATGGAGGCAAAGCAGGCAGTATCAGGGATGTTGGAGCGGGGGGCTAAGAGACGTGGGGTGGCTCCTGTGCTCGACCTTGTCTCTTACAACTGTAACCTCCAGGCTGTAGCAGATGCTGACCTGGTCATTGAGGCTGTGTTTGAGGACATGGCCCTGAAGAAGAAGCTCTTCCAGCAGCTGTCTGCTGTTTGTAAACCAGGCACTTTGCTGTGCACCAACACATCTGCACTAGACATAGACCACCTGGCTTCTCAAACCCGCAATCCAGAGCTGGTGGTTGGGATGCACTTCTTTGCCCCGGCCCATGTCATGAAGCTGCTGGAAGTGGTGTATGGATCATGCTCCTCTCCTCAAGCTGTAGCCACAGCCATGCAGCTGGGAAAGAAAATGGGCAAGGTCAGTGTGGCTGTTGGCAACTGCCGGGGGTTCGTGGGTAATCGCATGCTCAAGCCATACATGGAACACGCTTTCTTCCTGCTAGAGGATGGCGCCACACCTGAGTTGGTAGATCAAGTGCTAGAGGAGTTTGGTTTTGCCATGGGTATGTTCAGAATGTCTGATCTCTCTGGGCTTGACGTGGGCTGGAGAATCAGGAAAGAAGATGGTCTTGCTCAGCCTGGCATGGCATTAGGGCAGGCAGCCAGAGTCCGACAAGGCCGTCGATACAGCCCCCTGGCAGACCTGCTCTGTGAGCAGGGACGGTTTGGCCAGAAAACAGGCATGGGATGGTACCAGTATGACAAACCCGGCGGTCGGGCATCCAGGCCTGACCCATGGCTGCACAGCTTTCTGGAGGAGTACAGAGCCAGGCATGGCCTGGTGGCTCGGCGCATAGACCACCAGGAGGTGCTGGAGCGCTGCCTTTACACCCTGATCAACGAAGGCTTCCGCATCCTGGAGGACGGAATAGCTGCAGGACCTGAAGACATCGATATCATCTATGTCTTCGGCTATGGCTGGCCCAGGCACAGGGGAGGTCCCATGTTCTACGCTGGCATGGTTGGGCTGGAGAGGGTCCTGGAGAGGCTGGAGCACTACCACCAGGCTCATCCTGACGTGCCCTATCTGCAGCCCTGCAACCTGCTCAGGAGGCTGGTGGCCAGTGGGAGCCCACCTATCCACAGGTGGAGGGAAGTCATCAAGAAAGTCCACAGCcagctttaa